The proteins below come from a single Caenibius sp. WL genomic window:
- a CDS encoding alcohol dehydrogenase catalytic domain-containing protein, which produces MRAAVFHEAGKPLAIETVADPRPQPGQIVIAVSGAGICGSDLHMTQHPGFAAPGLILGHEFAGTVAALGEGVAGDWKVGDRVTAVPLFPCKDCEACDAHLPQLCPNGRFAGTTLDTPGAYAQYVAARADMVQKVPAGVGDVEAAMIEPLAVGHHTFSRADMRKGEAVLIMGGGPIGAAVALFARAAGAAHVVVSEPAVERRERCMALGATATIDPSKEDPGQRFMELTGTRPSVVFECVGMPGLVQQAVNMAAIRGRVVVAGVLFTEDKVLHVAALGKEVSIIYSQAYNERDFEAVIDALARNVIDARPMHTATISLDEVPVVFESLRNNPAQCKVLIDPSL; this is translated from the coding sequence ATGCGCGCTGCCGTCTTTCACGAAGCGGGCAAGCCGCTGGCAATCGAAACCGTTGCCGATCCGCGCCCGCAGCCGGGGCAGATCGTTATCGCCGTCAGCGGCGCAGGCATCTGCGGGTCCGACCTGCATATGACGCAGCACCCCGGCTTTGCCGCGCCGGGCCTGATTCTCGGCCATGAATTCGCGGGCACCGTCGCCGCGCTGGGCGAAGGCGTGGCCGGGGACTGGAAAGTGGGCGACCGGGTGACGGCGGTGCCGCTGTTCCCGTGCAAGGATTGCGAAGCGTGCGATGCGCACCTGCCTCAGCTCTGCCCCAACGGCCGCTTCGCCGGGACGACGCTGGACACGCCGGGCGCCTATGCCCAATACGTCGCCGCGCGGGCGGACATGGTGCAGAAAGTGCCCGCGGGCGTGGGCGATGTCGAGGCTGCGATGATCGAGCCGCTCGCCGTGGGCCATCACACCTTCAGCCGCGCCGACATGCGCAAGGGCGAAGCGGTGCTGATCATGGGCGGCGGCCCGATCGGGGCGGCGGTCGCCCTGTTCGCCCGCGCGGCGGGCGCGGCGCACGTGGTGGTGAGCGAACCGGCGGTGGAACGGCGCGAACGCTGCATGGCGCTGGGCGCCACCGCCACGATCGATCCGAGCAAGGAAGATCCGGGCCAGCGGTTCATGGAATTGACCGGCACCCGCCCCAGCGTGGTGTTCGAATGCGTGGGCATGCCGGGGCTGGTGCAGCAGGCGGTGAACATGGCGGCCATTCGCGGCCGCGTGGTCGTGGCCGGGGTGCTGTTCACCGAAGACAAGGTCCTGCATGTCGCCGCGCTCGGCAAGGAAGTCTCGATCATCTACAGCCAGGCGTATAACGAGCGCGATTTCGAAGCGGTGATCGACGCGCTGGCCCGGAATGTGATCGACGCCAGGCCGATGCACACCGCCACGATCAGCCTCGAC
- a CDS encoding SDR family NAD(P)-dependent oxidoreductase translates to MTGHEEKFAGGVAVITGAGAGIGSGFARRAGELGMHVVVTDINPAAAEAVAQDIRDKGGKAEAMVVDVSQPAELDRLAEEVFARHGSVRLLINNAGIETIGYTWEIPAERWEATLNINIHGIIHGVRAFVPKMLATGEECWIANLASIGAFGMMPTQTAYMLTKHAVQSFSECLFLEMQLKQAPIHVSSVIPGMIKTSIFDAGAGKGEPAASAGHRKAMHDMMAAYGMDLAEGSRVMMEQIAANKFWVSSQPEMTEQSLAGRIRFFQEQADPQVAEQARHLLEH, encoded by the coding sequence ATGACTGGGCACGAGGAAAAATTCGCAGGGGGCGTGGCCGTTATCACCGGCGCTGGCGCAGGGATCGGCTCGGGCTTTGCCCGGCGTGCCGGGGAACTGGGCATGCATGTGGTGGTGACCGATATCAACCCCGCCGCCGCCGAAGCCGTGGCGCAGGACATCCGCGACAAGGGCGGCAAGGCGGAAGCCATGGTCGTCGATGTGTCGCAACCCGCCGAACTTGACCGGCTGGCGGAAGAGGTCTTCGCCCGGCATGGCAGCGTCCGCCTGCTGATCAACAACGCGGGCATCGAAACCATCGGTTATACCTGGGAAATCCCGGCGGAGCGCTGGGAAGCGACGCTGAACATCAACATCCACGGGATCATCCACGGCGTGCGCGCTTTCGTGCCGAAAATGCTGGCCACCGGGGAAGAATGCTGGATCGCCAATCTCGCCTCCATCGGCGCGTTCGGCATGATGCCCACGCAGACCGCCTACATGCTGACCAAGCACGCGGTGCAATCGTTCAGCGAATGCCTGTTCCTCGAAATGCAGCTCAAGCAGGCGCCGATCCATGTGTCCTCGGTCATTCCGGGCATGATCAAGACCAGCATTTTCGATGCCGGCGCGGGCAAGGGCGAACCCGCCGCCTCCGCCGGGCACCGCAAGGCGATGCACGACATGATGGCCGCCTATGGCATGGACTTGGCCGAAGGGTCGCGCGTGATGATGGAACAGATCGCCGCCAACAAATTCTGGGTCTCCAGCCAGCCGGAGATGACCGAGCAATCGCTCGCCGGGCGCATCCGGTTTTTCCAGGAACAGGCCGATCCGCAAGTGGCCGAACAGGCCCGCCACCTTCTGGAGCATTGA
- a CDS encoding SDR family oxidoreductase, with protein MLLKDKVVVVSGVGPGMGQAIARIAAKEGAKVVLAARNKEFLDQVAGEIVAEGGQAVAVPCDISDPEQCKALAKAAADAYTGRIDGLVNSAFYHGDWTGVENADEEDWAKIFDINCLGTLRLTKACIPYLKDGGAVVNVSTMASVKPYGTEHGMEMGYAVAKGGVNVLSKYMATDLGRYGIRVNTCRMGWIHGAPVEGFIQSEVAQGKKREDVVGFITKDIPIGKIPPQDDCARAVLMMISDYSAVVSGASLDVNGGHWMAP; from the coding sequence ATGTTGCTGAAAGACAAAGTCGTGGTGGTGAGCGGCGTGGGCCCTGGCATGGGCCAGGCGATTGCCCGCATCGCCGCCAAGGAAGGCGCGAAAGTCGTGCTCGCCGCGCGGAACAAGGAATTCCTCGATCAGGTGGCGGGTGAAATCGTTGCCGAAGGCGGGCAGGCCGTGGCCGTGCCGTGCGACATCAGCGATCCGGAACAGTGCAAGGCGCTCGCCAAGGCGGCGGCCGATGCCTACACCGGCCGGATCGATGGCCTGGTCAACAGCGCGTTCTACCATGGCGACTGGACCGGTGTCGAAAATGCCGACGAGGAAGACTGGGCCAAGATCTTCGACATCAACTGCCTCGGCACGCTGCGCCTGACCAAGGCCTGCATCCCCTACCTCAAGGATGGCGGCGCGGTGGTCAACGTGTCGACGATGGCTTCGGTCAAGCCTTATGGCACCGAACACGGCATGGAAATGGGCTATGCCGTGGCCAAGGGCGGCGTCAACGTGCTGTCCAAGTACATGGCCACCGATCTCGGCCGTTATGGCATCCGCGTGAACACCTGCCGCATGGGCTGGATTCACGGTGCGCCGGTCGAAGGCTTCATCCAGTCGGAAGTGGCGCAGGGCAAGAAGCGCGAAGATGTCGTCGGCTTCATCACCAAGGACATCCCCATCGGCAAAATCCCGCCGCAGGACGATTGCGCCCGCGCCGTGCTGATGATGATTTCCGATTATTCGGCCGTGGTCAGCGGGGCCTCGCTCGACGTGAACGGCGGCCACTGGATGGCTCCCTGA
- a CDS encoding haloalkane dehalogenase translates to MEIRPGLLRTPDARFDGLPDYAFAPHHVDVADADLGPLRMHYVDEGPRDAPVVLMLHGNPTWSYLYRHMIGPVADAGYRVIAPDMIGFGKSDKPAARSAYGFDRFVGWMREFVAALDLKEITLVCQDWGGPIGLRVLADMPNRFAAVLATNTLLQNCDPPPLGVAGWPGDAIAAWIDLCRTASDLPVSEFVAGPCVTRPADAVLAAYDAPFPDARYKAGVLEITCGIPIAEGAEGLDANRAAWRFLESWERPFLTAFSDSDPATIGWEDVFQRRVAGAAGQDHVRIPRAGHFVQEEQGPALADALIAFLKKQRP, encoded by the coding sequence ATGGAAATCCGTCCCGGGTTGCTGCGTACGCCGGACGCCCGTTTCGACGGGCTGCCGGATTACGCGTTCGCCCCGCATCATGTCGATGTGGCGGATGCGGATCTGGGGCCCTTGCGGATGCATTATGTGGACGAGGGGCCGCGCGATGCGCCCGTTGTGCTCATGCTGCACGGCAACCCGACGTGGAGCTATCTCTACCGCCACATGATCGGGCCGGTGGCGGACGCCGGCTATCGCGTGATCGCGCCCGACATGATCGGCTTCGGCAAATCGGACAAACCCGCCGCGCGCAGCGCCTATGGCTTCGACCGTTTCGTAGGCTGGATGCGCGAATTCGTCGCCGCGCTGGACCTGAAGGAAATCACGCTGGTCTGCCAGGACTGGGGCGGCCCCATCGGGCTGCGCGTGCTGGCGGACATGCCCAACCGCTTTGCCGCCGTGCTGGCCACCAACACGCTGCTGCAGAATTGCGATCCGCCGCCGCTGGGCGTGGCCGGCTGGCCGGGCGACGCGATTGCCGCGTGGATCGACCTGTGCCGCACGGCGAGCGATCTGCCGGTGAGCGAGTTCGTGGCGGGGCCCTGCGTCACCCGGCCCGCCGATGCCGTGCTCGCCGCCTATGACGCGCCTTTCCCCGATGCCCGTTACAAGGCGGGCGTGCTGGAGATCACCTGCGGCATTCCCATCGCCGAAGGGGCCGAAGGGCTGGACGCCAACCGCGCGGCCTGGCGCTTCCTCGAAAGCTGGGAGCGCCCGTTCCTCACCGCGTTCAGCGACAGCGATCCGGCCACCATAGGCTGGGAGGATGTGTTCCAGCGCCGCGTCGCGGGCGCGGCGGGGCAGGATCATGTCCGCATCCCGCGCGCGGGCCATTTCGTACAGGAAGAACAGGGCCCGGCATTGGCCGATGCCCTGATCGCCTTCCTCAAAAAACAGAGACCATAA
- a CDS encoding sulfotransferase has protein sequence MASTADETQTPAFDRENLLAQARERAGLSDFGDMWFLEPMDQFIASANREAKLTPIGFAGQTEVIVKGLTSRLRMIEDIKRHPEILDEKVEVAGVILGLPRTGSTIFHRLLAAAPGMTAIRWYEVQNFAPFPGEEPGNPAERRAYAQAMIDGWLELSPELNSIHPLDPEAPDEEIIILGQMFVSTMVEGMTFCPSFTRWLDTYDQSKGHEELKTILKYLQWQDPSRRGKKWILKSPSNLPYAELVANAFPDALLIMTHRDPLDVVPSYVSMEAALYKLSSDLTDKEVGEFWFQRLAGWMRSFMAARARIGEDRFIDIDYRQVAKEPLVQAERVLSRIGIERNAQLEEALTEFLAGNRREQRPAHEYSLERFGLDEEAIRREFAEYRARFIA, from the coding sequence ATGGCCAGCACTGCCGACGAAACCCAGACACCCGCTTTCGACCGCGAAAATCTTCTGGCCCAGGCCCGCGAACGCGCCGGGCTTAGCGATTTCGGAGACATGTGGTTCCTTGAACCGATGGATCAGTTCATCGCCTCGGCCAACCGGGAAGCCAAGCTGACGCCGATCGGCTTCGCGGGGCAGACCGAAGTCATCGTCAAGGGGCTGACCAGCCGCCTGCGCATGATCGAGGATATCAAGCGGCACCCCGAAATCCTCGACGAAAAGGTGGAGGTCGCCGGTGTCATCCTCGGCCTGCCGCGCACCGGCAGCACGATTTTTCATCGCCTGCTGGCCGCCGCCCCCGGCATGACCGCGATCCGCTGGTACGAAGTGCAGAATTTCGCCCCCTTCCCGGGCGAAGAACCGGGCAACCCGGCCGAACGCCGCGCCTATGCCCAGGCGATGATCGACGGCTGGCTCGAACTGTCGCCCGAACTCAATTCGATCCACCCGCTCGACCCGGAAGCGCCGGACGAGGAAATCATCATCCTCGGCCAGATGTTCGTCAGCACGATGGTCGAAGGGATGACTTTCTGCCCCAGCTTCACCCGCTGGCTCGACACCTACGACCAGTCGAAAGGGCACGAGGAACTCAAGACGATCCTCAAATACCTGCAGTGGCAGGACCCGAGCCGCCGCGGCAAGAAGTGGATTCTGAAAAGCCCGTCCAACCTGCCCTATGCGGAACTGGTCGCCAACGCCTTCCCCGATGCGCTGCTGATCATGACGCATCGCGATCCGCTGGACGTGGTGCCGTCCTACGTCAGCATGGAAGCCGCGCTCTACAAGCTCAGCTCCGATCTCACCGACAAGGAAGTGGGCGAATTCTGGTTCCAGCGGCTGGCCGGATGGATGCGCAGCTTCATGGCGGCGCGCGCGCGGATCGGCGAGGATCGCTTCATCGATATCGATTATCGCCAGGTCGCCAAGGAACCGCTGGTGCAGGCCGAACGCGTGCTTTCGCGCATCGGCATCGAACGCAATGCGCAACTGGAAGAAGCGCTGACCGAATTCCTCGCCGGCAACCGCCGCGAGCAGCGCCCGGCGCATGAATATTCGCTCGAACGGTTCGGCCTCGACGAGGAGGCTATCCGCCGCGAATTTGCCGAGTACCGCGCCCGCTTCATCGCCTGA
- a CDS encoding SDR family NAD(P)-dependent oxidoreductase, whose protein sequence is MLRLDGKIALVTGCGSSAPGWGNGKAITTLLARQGATVMGVDRDLAAAEATRAVIAEEGNALHVAACDVTDKQAVAQTVADCVARFGRLDILVNNVGQSEPGTPATMEPEVWEQQLDLNLTSAFLTTRNALPVMEAQGGGAIVNVSSVAGMRWIGKDQVGYAAAKAGLIHFTKVTAVAYAKAGVRLNCVVPGLMNTPLLKRIADRYAGGEYEAMMARRHAQVPMGQMGDAWDIAHAVLFLASDEARYITGTEIVVDGGLTASTGGPPL, encoded by the coding sequence ATGTTAAGACTGGACGGGAAAATCGCCCTGGTCACCGGCTGCGGATCGAGCGCGCCGGGATGGGGCAACGGCAAGGCGATCACCACTTTGCTCGCCCGGCAGGGGGCAACCGTGATGGGGGTCGACCGCGATCTGGCCGCGGCCGAAGCGACCCGGGCGGTGATCGCGGAAGAAGGCAACGCGTTGCATGTCGCCGCCTGCGATGTCACGGACAAGCAGGCGGTCGCGCAGACGGTTGCCGATTGCGTGGCGCGGTTCGGCAGGCTCGATATTCTCGTCAACAATGTCGGCCAATCCGAACCCGGCACTCCGGCCACCATGGAACCGGAGGTGTGGGAACAGCAGCTCGATCTCAATCTGACCAGCGCCTTCCTCACCACCCGCAATGCCCTGCCGGTGATGGAAGCGCAGGGCGGCGGCGCCATCGTCAACGTCTCGTCCGTGGCGGGGATGCGCTGGATCGGCAAGGATCAGGTCGGCTATGCCGCCGCCAAGGCGGGACTGATACATTTCACCAAAGTGACGGCGGTCGCCTATGCCAAGGCCGGGGTGCGGCTCAATTGCGTGGTGCCCGGATTGATGAACACCCCGCTGCTGAAACGGATTGCCGACCGCTACGCCGGGGGCGAATACGAAGCGATGATGGCCCGCCGCCATGCGCAGGTGCCGATGGGGCAGATGGGCGATGCATGGGACATCGCCCACGCGGTGCTGTTCCTCGCTTCGGATGAAGCGCGTTATATCACCGGCACGGAAATCGTCGTCGATGGCGGGCTGACCGCATCCACCGGCGGCCCGCCGCTGTGA
- a CDS encoding arylsulfatase has protein sequence MPHPRIALISALAQSPGPAMAAMDEEWPQARYHNLIDDSLAGDLAALGAITPDIVVRFLALGRYAAAASDGTARLAGVMFTCSAFRPAIDRVKADLPIPVISPNEGAFEEALDICAARAGGGAGRLAILLSFAGSLAPLTDEIAAIAAQRGQPVPDIAGVVADGALSALQAGDGAAHDRLIAEAAATIPPVDAVIIGQFSMARAAPLVARSRAEPVLTTPHAAVRKLRRLVERQAA, from the coding sequence ATGCCGCACCCCCGCATAGCTTTGATCAGTGCGCTGGCCCAATCGCCGGGCCCCGCGATGGCGGCGATGGACGAGGAGTGGCCGCAGGCGCGCTACCACAACCTAATCGACGATTCGCTCGCCGGCGATCTGGCCGCGCTGGGGGCGATCACGCCGGATATCGTGGTGCGGTTCCTGGCGCTGGGCCGCTATGCCGCGGCCGCATCGGATGGCACGGCGCGCCTGGCGGGCGTGATGTTCACCTGTTCGGCGTTCCGCCCGGCAATCGATCGGGTGAAGGCCGATCTGCCGATCCCGGTGATCTCGCCCAACGAAGGGGCCTTTGAGGAAGCGCTGGATATCTGCGCGGCGCGCGCGGGCGGCGGTGCGGGGCGGCTGGCCATCCTGCTCAGCTTTGCCGGATCGCTGGCGCCGCTGACCGATGAAATCGCCGCCATCGCGGCGCAGCGGGGGCAGCCGGTGCCGGATATCGCCGGGGTGGTGGCCGATGGCGCCCTGTCCGCGTTGCAGGCAGGCGATGGGGCCGCGCATGATAGGCTGATTGCCGAAGCGGCGGCCACGATTCCCCCGGTCGATGCGGTGATAATCGGGCAGTTTTCGATGGCCCGCGCCGCGCCGCTGGTGGCACGAAGCCGGGCCGAGCCGGTGTTGACCACCCCGCATGCCGCCGTGCGCAAGCTGCGCCGGCTGGTGGAACGGCAGGCGGCATAA
- a CDS encoding DUF1254 domain-containing protein, whose amino-acid sequence MKSKFAFLAALSACLPVAGSPAIAAMPPAMPSAAEIISQRDEALAYAAGLQGYIYGYPALDYMRIMREQTTPGLDPKGVYAPVNAVYFQNALVEPGSLYAGRGPNTDTIYFTGWLDLSQGPVTVDAPDTHDRYYALTFADFYSEVQHTGRRTTGTGAQRLIVVGPDWKGDVPAGVQLIRMRTHQAYILGRVLVQGPKDFPAASKLMRQFKLGSATPAASARRDYPVAADLTSLSAFRFINAFLRTNPRLPGEEALMAQFDRVGFGPNVSFDEAKLSPGTRQGLERAVADGNAILQRAPRATPQFKGWSPMGSGQGPYGHDYLSRAITEAHGILANIAAESVYPSALTDGEGNQLVGTRRYRIVFPAGQMPPNNAFWAINAYDLRTVDLIPNPNKRYGISERMPDLRKRADGALELRVQRDRPTEKDVNWLPVNDGPFFLTFRIYQPGEAVLKGQYTLPAIEPLP is encoded by the coding sequence ATGAAATCGAAATTCGCGTTTCTTGCTGCGCTGTCGGCGTGTCTGCCGGTGGCCGGATCGCCTGCGATTGCGGCCATGCCGCCTGCAATGCCCAGCGCGGCCGAGATCATCAGCCAGCGGGATGAAGCGCTGGCCTATGCCGCCGGATTGCAGGGCTATATCTACGGCTATCCCGCGCTCGATTACATGCGCATCATGCGCGAACAGACCACGCCGGGGCTCGATCCCAAAGGTGTCTATGCCCCGGTTAACGCCGTCTATTTCCAGAACGCGCTGGTCGAACCTGGCAGCCTCTATGCCGGGCGAGGGCCGAACACGGACACGATCTATTTCACCGGCTGGCTGGACCTGTCGCAAGGGCCGGTCACGGTCGATGCGCCCGATACGCATGACCGGTATTACGCGCTCACATTCGCCGATTTCTATTCCGAAGTGCAGCACACCGGGCGGCGCACCACCGGCACCGGGGCGCAGCGGCTGATAGTCGTGGGGCCGGACTGGAAAGGCGATGTTCCGGCCGGGGTGCAGCTTATCCGCATGCGTACGCATCAGGCCTACATTCTCGGCCGCGTGCTGGTGCAAGGGCCGAAGGATTTCCCCGCCGCGAGCAAGCTGATGCGCCAGTTCAAGCTCGGCAGTGCGACACCGGCGGCTTCGGCCCGGCGCGATTATCCGGTGGCGGCGGATCTCACCTCGCTATCCGCCTTCCGCTTCATCAACGCCTTCCTGCGCACCAACCCGCGCCTGCCGGGGGAAGAGGCGCTGATGGCGCAGTTCGACAGGGTGGGGTTCGGGCCCAATGTCAGCTTTGACGAGGCAAAGCTTTCGCCCGGCACCCGGCAGGGGCTCGAACGCGCGGTGGCCGATGGCAACGCCATTCTGCAACGCGCCCCGCGCGCGACGCCGCAGTTCAAGGGATGGAGCCCGATGGGTTCGGGGCAGGGGCCTTATGGCCACGATTATCTGTCCCGCGCGATTACCGAAGCGCACGGCATCCTGGCCAATATCGCGGCGGAATCGGTCTATCCTTCGGCGCTGACCGATGGGGAAGGCAACCAGCTTGTCGGCACCAGGCGCTACCGCATCGTGTTCCCGGCGGGGCAGATGCCGCCGAACAATGCGTTCTGGGCGATCAATGCCTATGACCTGCGCACGGTCGACCTGATTCCGAACCCGAACAAGCGTTACGGCATCAGTGAACGGATGCCCGATCTCAGGAAGCGGGCCGACGGGGCGCTGGAATTGCGCGTCCAGCGCGATCGCCCTACGGAAAAGGATGTCAACTGGTTGCCGGTGAACGATGGCCCGTTCTTCCTCACTTTCCGCATCTATCAGCCGGGTGAAGCGGTGCTGAAAGGCCAGTACACGCTCCCCGCAATCGAGCCGCTTCCGTAA
- a CDS encoding sugar phosphate isomerase/epimerase family protein, whose translation MTAAPGTAPPFCLNGFNGSVFTGQKEDLRGWIDAAAAAGFAFYGPDFFTLGPWIEQGGDPAALARHMRDAGVGCGVIAAAGMLDGNPQALATLTRAADVADALGARFLQINMDGPDPATRQAALEQACEALAGRGLKLAIEYMPTTGLNSLAETVALARHVGTDRAGAMIDIWHHTHGPDSWDDLAAAPADAIAYIELDDALPPVGGDPFVEMMDRRTFPGEGVFDVPRFLSLIAGTGYAGMVSIEVLNAEWRGKPLPDFARHCFASSAAFWPVPSST comes from the coding sequence ATGACGGCAGCCCCCGGCACCGCCCCGCCCTTCTGCCTCAACGGCTTCAACGGTTCGGTCTTCACCGGTCAGAAGGAAGACCTGCGCGGCTGGATCGACGCGGCGGCGGCGGCCGGGTTCGCGTTCTACGGGCCGGATTTCTTCACGCTCGGCCCGTGGATCGAACAGGGCGGCGATCCGGCGGCCCTTGCCCGCCACATGCGCGATGCGGGCGTCGGCTGCGGCGTGATTGCTGCGGCGGGCATGCTCGACGGCAATCCGCAGGCGCTGGCCACGCTGACGCGCGCCGCCGACGTGGCGGATGCGCTGGGCGCACGGTTTCTCCAGATCAATATGGACGGCCCCGATCCCGCCACCCGGCAGGCCGCGCTGGAACAGGCTTGCGAGGCACTGGCCGGGCGCGGGCTCAAGCTGGCTATCGAATACATGCCGACCACCGGCCTCAATTCCCTGGCCGAAACGGTGGCGCTGGCCCGCCATGTCGGCACGGACCGCGCCGGGGCGATGATCGATATCTGGCACCACACGCATGGCCCGGATAGCTGGGACGATCTCGCCGCGGCCCCGGCCGATGCCATTGCCTATATCGAACTGGACGATGCCCTGCCCCCGGTGGGCGGCGATCCTTTTGTCGAAATGATGGACCGGCGCACCTTCCCCGGTGAAGGCGTGTTCGACGTGCCGCGCTTTCTCTCGCTGATCGCAGGCACGGGCTATGCCGGCATGGTCAGCATCGAAGTGCTCAATGCCGAATGGCGGGGCAAACCGCTGCCCGATTTCGCCCGCCACTGCTTCGCCAGCAGCGCCGCATTCTGGCCGGTACCCTCATCCACCTGA
- a CDS encoding FAD-dependent oxidoreductase: protein MSSNFPTLTSPKRIGTLELPNRIMVTAMGVSLANEDGTVSDRLIDYHVAHAKGGAGMIIMGVTGVAWPVGQVQPNQTAISDDRFLPGLTRLAEAVHAAGGRIAAQLHHGGLVAGYSGQYGHPLWAPAIPPAFKGDFPDYFLPEEMAAFAGGVVPTVKPLEKEDITLAIRQYAEAAVRAKKAGMDGAEIHGGHGYLLSSFMSPSTNTRTDEYGGSLENRARLLLEVVRAVREAVGPDFPVWVKLDSREIGKAVGITIEDAEKVAPWVEAAGADAITVTAYHDVGQGKLHSGSNIPHEPGMHLEFAERIRNAVSIPIIGSGRLELDMAESALRDGKMDFVAMGRKLLADPDLPRKAAAGREADIRPCIYCYTCVSTAYVREPVRCAVRPETALEGQNWQPSADVQRIVVVGGGPGGMESARRLAHAGKDVVLIEKSARLGGTLQFAGLAYEPNERLLNWLRREVEGAGVDVRLNTEATVELVQSLHPDAVIVATGAVRDMPPIPGSDMDHVLSGDDMRALMLGQDSEALKRKTSWTTRLATKLGAATGVTANLDVVRKATHAWMPLGQKIAIIGGELVGIELAEFLQERGREVTVIGEAEKFGGGLLLVRRMRILAELKEHGVGMYPGSRDIAFTKQGVTFTDREGQTRQVPADHIIVAMGAHGDSTLANSLRAAGLNVLEVGDGTGVTYIEGAVRGAAEAVASL from the coding sequence ATGAGCAGCAATTTCCCCACGCTCACCAGCCCCAAGCGTATCGGCACGCTGGAACTGCCCAACCGCATCATGGTCACCGCCATGGGCGTCAGCCTCGCCAATGAAGATGGCACGGTCAGCGACCGGCTGATCGATTACCATGTCGCCCACGCCAAAGGCGGCGCGGGGATGATTATCATGGGGGTGACGGGCGTCGCCTGGCCGGTGGGACAGGTCCAGCCCAACCAGACGGCGATTTCCGACGACAGGTTCCTGCCCGGCCTGACCCGCCTTGCCGAAGCGGTCCATGCGGCGGGCGGGCGGATTGCCGCCCAGCTTCACCACGGCGGCCTCGTCGCCGGATATTCGGGACAGTACGGCCATCCGCTGTGGGCCCCGGCCATCCCGCCCGCGTTCAAGGGCGATTTTCCCGATTACTTCCTGCCCGAGGAAATGGCCGCTTTTGCAGGCGGCGTGGTGCCCACGGTCAAGCCGCTGGAGAAGGAGGATATCACTCTCGCCATCCGCCAGTACGCCGAGGCCGCCGTGCGCGCCAAGAAGGCGGGCATGGACGGCGCGGAAATTCATGGCGGGCATGGCTATCTGCTGTCCTCGTTCATGTCCCCGTCCACCAACACGCGCACTGACGAATACGGCGGCAGCCTCGAAAACCGCGCCCGCCTGCTGCTCGAAGTCGTGCGCGCCGTGCGCGAGGCCGTGGGGCCCGATTTCCCTGTGTGGGTGAAGCTCGATTCCCGCGAAATCGGCAAGGCCGTGGGCATCACGATCGAAGACGCGGAAAAGGTCGCCCCCTGGGTCGAAGCGGCAGGGGCCGATGCGATCACTGTCACCGCCTATCACGATGTCGGGCAGGGCAAGCTCCATTCCGGTTCCAACATTCCGCACGAACCGGGGATGCATCTCGAATTCGCCGAGCGGATCAGGAACGCGGTGTCGATCCCGATCATCGGTTCGGGCCGGTTGGAACTGGACATGGCGGAAAGCGCGCTGCGCGATGGCAAGATGGATTTCGTCGCCATGGGCCGCAAACTGCTGGCCGATCCCGATCTGCCGCGCAAGGCCGCTGCGGGGCGCGAGGCCGATATCCGCCCGTGCATCTATTGTTACACCTGCGTCAGCACCGCCTATGTCCGCGAACCGGTGCGCTGCGCCGTGCGGCCGGAAACCGCATTGGAAGGGCAGAACTGGCAGCCTTCCGCCGATGTGCAGCGGATCGTCGTTGTGGGCGGCGGCCCCGGCGGGATGGAATCGGCGCGCCGTCTGGCCCATGCGGGCAAGGACGTGGTGCTGATCGAAAAATCGGCCCGCCTCGGCGGCACGCTGCAATTCGCCGGGCTGGCTTACGAGCCCAACGAACGGCTGCTCAACTGGCTGCGGCGGGAAGTCGAAGGTGCCGGTGTCGACGTGCGGCTGAACACCGAAGCGACGGTGGAACTGGTCCAGTCGCTTCACCCCGATGCGGTGATCGTCGCCACCGGCGCGGTGCGCGACATGCCGCCGATTCCGGGCAGCGATATGGATCACGTGCTGTCGGGCGATGATATGCGCGCGCTGATGCTGGGGCAGGATTCCGAAGCCCTGAAACGCAAGACGAGCTGGACCACCCGGCTCGCCACCAAACTGGGCGCGGCAACCGGCGTCACCGCCAATCTCGATGTGGTGCGCAAGGCCACCCATGCGTGGATGCCGCTGGGCCAGAAGATCGCCATTATCGGCGGCGAGCTGGTGGGCATCGAACTGGCCGAATTCCTCCAGGAACGCGGGCGCGAAGTGACGGTGATCGGCGAAGCGGAAAAGTTCGGCGGCGGTTTGCTGCTGGTGCGCCGCATGCGCATTCTGGCCGAACTGAAGGAACACGGCGTGGGGATGTATCCGGGCTCGCGCGATATCGCTTTCACCAAACAGGGCGTCACTTTCACCGACCGCGAAGGGCAGACCCGGCAGGTCCCCGCCGATCACATCATCGTCGCCATGGGCGCGCACGGGGATTCGACGCTGGCGAACAGCCTGCGTGCGGCGGGTCTCAACGTGCTCGAAGTGGGGGACGGCACCGGCGTCACCTATATCGAAGGCGCCGTGCGCGGCGCTGCGGAAGCGGTCGCCTCGCTATGA